A stretch of the Microcebus murinus isolate Inina chromosome 6, M.murinus_Inina_mat1.0, whole genome shotgun sequence genome encodes the following:
- the LOC105872400 gene encoding large ribosomal subunit protein eL21-like, with amino-acid sequence MTNTKGKRRGTRYMFSRPFRKHGVVPLATYMRIYKKGDIVDIKGMGTVQKGMPHKCYHGKTGRVYNVTQHAAGIVVNKQVKGKILAKRINVRIAHIKHSKSRDSFLKRVKENDQKKKEAKEKGTWVQLKRQPAPPREAHFVRTNGKEPELLEPIPYEFMA; translated from the coding sequence ATGAcgaacacaaagggaaagaggagaggcacccgatacatgttctctaggccttttagaaaacatggagttgttcctttggccacatacatgcgaatctacaagaaaggtgatattgtagacatcaagggaatgggtactgttcaaaaaggcatgccccacaaatgttaccatggcaaaactggaagagtCTACAATGTTACCCAGCATGCTGCTGGAATTGttgtaaataaacaagttaagGGCAAGATTCTTGCCAAGAGGATTAATGTACGTATCGCGCACATTAAGCACTCTAAGAGCCGAGATAGCTTCCTGAAGcgtgtgaaggaaaatgatcagaaaaagaaggaagccaaagagaaaggtacctgggttcaactgaagcgacagcctgctccacccagagaaGCACACTTTGTGAGAACCAATGGAAAGGAGCCCGAGCTGCTGGAACCTATTCCTTATGAATTCATGGCATAA